In Pseudopipra pipra isolate bDixPip1 chromosome 5, bDixPip1.hap1, whole genome shotgun sequence, the following proteins share a genomic window:
- the SPIC gene encoding transcription factor Spi-C: MFLQSFPDQDVLGQAFEDALEVLQQHSDREMQYSPAYKNCLTVINHHHHLRASPSYCVAPSTEEQGYSWRNVINSAADFYADETVYHTLQNTPESQVMHAAGGQPKPGKGRKKLRLFEYLHESLYDPAMANCIQWVDKPNGVFQFVSKNKEKLAELWGERKGNRKIMTYQKMARALRNYGRTGEIIKIRRKLTYQFSAVVLKRLAPSYFLGKETVYHPYIQSNQEYQYADDWTSYNNYMYNNGYALQHSNS, encoded by the exons ATGTTCTTGCAGAGTTTTCCTGACCAAGATGTCCTGGGCCAGGCTTTTGAAGATGCATTAGAAGTACTGCAGCAGCACTCTGACAGAGAAATGCAATATTCACCAG CTTATAAAAATTGCCTTACTGTGATCAACCATCACCACCACCTCCGAGCAAGTCCCAGTTACTGTGTGGCACCATCTACGGAGGAGCAAGGGTATAGCTGGAGGAATGTGATT AACAGTGCAGCGGATTTTTATGCGGATGAGACTGTCTACCATACACTGCAGAATACTCCAGAAAGTCAAGTGATGCATGCTGCTGGTGGCCAGCCAAAACCAGGGAAAG GTAGAAAAAAACTTCGACTGTTCGAATACCTCCATGAGTCTCTGTATGATCCAGCCATGGCAAACTGCATCCAATGGGTGGATAAGCCAAATGGTGTCTTCCAGTTTGTCTCCAAAAACAAGGAGAAACTTGCAGAACtctggggagaaagaaagggaaaccGCAAGATCATGACATATCAGAAGATggccagagcactgaggaaTTATGGAAGAACAggtgaaataattaaaattcgTAGGAAGCTGACATACCAGTTCAGTGCTGTTGTTCTAAAGAGACTTGCTCCATCTTATTtcttaggaaaagaaacagtttaTCACCCCTACATTCAGTCTAATCAAGAATATCAGTATGCAGATGACTGGACCAGTTACAATAATTACATGTACAACAATGGTTATGCATTGCAGCATTCTAACAGCTAG